In Periophthalmus magnuspinnatus isolate fPerMag1 chromosome 9, fPerMag1.2.pri, whole genome shotgun sequence, the sequence cctccacctctctccctctctctctctccccacagGCCTTGCTCTGACACGGTCTCTCTCGCCCTGGGCATTGACTGTTTACATATATTTTGCGGATGATTTGTCTTCAAATGGACAGCTCACCACACACTTCTCCAGCcttctctcttgcccctcttttactctctctcctcctcctctctttctcactacTTGTTTCTTTCTCCATCTCGTATGCCTTCTACAAAAgagatgctctgttccaccttgtgatatcatgaagtggtagttttcatgttaacactTACctttaaattatccaaatgattctagtgaaggtgtatggagtttaaaaacacagtgaagcacttcctgtatcaccacatgacatcacaaggtggaacagagtgttttcagtttgagaaaagaaaacatcttaaatatgcaggatttgtgtgtttaaaatgtgtgaatgaaacaaaacacaactccaggtctgtttgtgatgaaaaaaaaactttataacatagagaagatagtgtaatatgagccctttaatttataaatgcttttattAATATGTGAAAATTGAGTGTTGTTGCATAGAGACGGGAGATGTTTGGGAAAGGCCtcacctctccttctcctttctctccctccagtCTAcctttctctacctctctctttcccccctttCTACCATTCCCCACTTTTATTTTTCCTCCCTgtccttctccctttctctttctctatccaTCCTCAACTCCCTTTCTCATCTCTGGGCCTTTCCAAACTTATCGCCACATCCCTCCGTGCCCTGGTCTCCCTTCAATCTGCATCAggctcttccctctctcccttctctgccctcatccctccctcacctcttcctctctcttccaaGGGGTACGTGGTATCCTCGTCAATCTGGAGTGGGCAGATTTCAGGTTTAATCTCCGCTCTTCTGTTGTGATGTGTGAGGCTTTTAAACCGTTCAAATTCAGCCTCAGGGCCGTGTGCAGCCTCAGGTCAAACTGTCAGGAGGAAGGAAGTAAACACAGAGATGGACACTGGCTACGTCTTTAGCACTACTAGAcaaatagacagacagacagacagacagacaggttttGAGTGCTACAACATTCACACTGCTGAAGCTGATTCcgttttgtttttaagagaaaTGTGTTGCCAtctgcaaataataataatgctcaACCTCAAATCAGCAGACCTAAaccactgtaaataaaaagtgGATTTGGGGCTTATGGAAAACTGAATTTTGCCCAGTTAAGTTCCATGCTTCCTGGGGCCTGGTGAAAAGGTCGGTGCATGAGATCATGTTCGATCGTGGAAGCTCTCCGGTCTGTGGTCTTGTTTACCTTTATTCAACACCAAGCAGTCAGAGGTGGTAAGCTCACTGGAGGCGGCTCAGCGGGACCACGGAATACCCTCCTCGGTTTCTGTGCGCTCGCTGTGGGAGAGCTGGGCTTTAGTGACAGTTACCCTCTAAGAGCGACCCATGACCTGGGCTGCTGCTGTTGCCATATCCTGGTGGACGTTGGGACTTTGAGCAATGCATGCAGCCAGTTTGCATATGATTGTTGTACGGGATACTGCTGCGTAATTTTACAATACAGGGCAAGTTTAAAAgctgttttgaaaatataccAAATTTAAGAAATGTTGCAAAAAAGCTAATTAAAAATTATAATGTGAAAATCTTATGCTGTAAACTTCCAAATAATGGTataaacatttcatttcatatttgtcTGAGACTTAAACAGCTAAAAGAATTAAAGAGACATTTAAGCACATTTCGTCCCTATCAGACTTTGCCTGTAAATATCAGGTTCAAAATCCATCCATCATCAAATGTGCCTTGACAAATGAGAAATACCAGAGCCACGGCTCAAATGTCTCCTTTGCAGTAATGTGTCTGTATTGGGCAGATGTGTCACATCACAGAGGATTTTAAGGTTTAAAGTTCTGCATTATTACTGAGGAAGAAAAGgttcaaaacaatattactgacctttatttaaccaggatagTCCTGCTCAGATTAAGAATGTCTTTTTCAGGGGAGTCGTGGCGTCAGAGTGGTAGGGGAAACCTAAGCAGGCACAGGGAGAACCTGTGAACATGTGTCACTCCCTGGATTTGCTCCAAAATCCAAACTTTGACGTTCACACAAGACCAGCTGTTTGATCTGGACCATGGTCTGTAAAAGCATTCACACCTGgaccaaactaaacaaaaaaggcTTGATTAAGTGCAAGGGCCAAAGGACCATAATTGTGGCTAACAGGAGAAGCTTCAATCCCATGTGAGCAGAGAAACAAAATTCAGATAAAATCCTAAATTATGAAACTTaacttcatcaaaaaacatgctgtattttatttcattcacatgctAGCCAGTCTCACAACTTCAGTGCTAGCATGTATTGTTTTTAGCTAAATTTAGTGCAAGTAATTTACAATCTCACTGTGTAATATactttgattatatttttattggtaGGCAACTGTTAGGCCTTCATGCCCAGAGCAGTCTGTCTATTAAAGGCACTGAACCAGATTTTTCCGATTTTTCTCGatcttaaaaaagtgaaaacagaactagtccattttaaatgggttgcagtggtccaaacgtattcctcacttacctaaaGCATTCCTAGCATCAtaagtattcaccatgatgagtttataagcacttttcattatTCTTATAGTTAAgccagagttttgccatgacttTAATGCGaacaaacattagcatgctaaatTTGCACTTTCTGATTTTTGGAGGATAAACcgctttataattacatacaGGCAGCAAAGACAGCATTTGTATTGTAAAagatgcttatacaatatatctgtattagGGCAAAACAAGTTTTACtcaacatggggaaaaaaaatcaggtacagccactTAAACGTAATGATACAAATGTTAATAAAAGATTAATCAATAAGGGGAACTTTACAGtttgtgttggtttttttttgttgtttttttttttttttaattagaatcagaatcagaatcagaatcagaagacttttattgccatagtctgtgaacacagttcacaaactaggaacttgatacggtgaaaaagtgcaacataaacacactgaataaatacaaatacaaataagagcatgcacaaagttaaaaagatatgcttaaaaaaatcaaatgaaatacttaaagggaaaaaatatgtacaatagcagcatcagaacaacagtgcaaagtggcttattaaagtgaccggtgttataaagtgtccagtttagtgcagatattatagagtgttcatgagacaaacagcagaggggaagaaactgttcttatggcgagaggttctggtcccaatgggccgtagcctcctgccagagggaagtggctcaaatagtccatgtccagggtgagaggtgtcagctgctatacggcctgctcgcccccgagtcctggagacgtacaggtcctgtatagatggaaggctgcagccaatcaccttctcagcagagcgcacaatgcgctgcagtctctgtctgtccctggcagtggccccagcgaaccacacagtgatggaggaggtgaggatggactcaatgatggaagtgtaaaactgcaccatcatctggactggcagcttgcgtttcctcagctgccgcaggtggaacatcctctgctgggctttcttgatgagggagctgatggtcggctcccacttgagatcctgggtgatgcaggtgcccaggaagcggaaagagtccacagtggtgatgggggagtccgtcagggtgaggggaggcaggggggctgtgactttcctgaagtccacgatcatctccactgtcttctgggcgttgagctccaggttgttgctgctgcaccaggacaccagccggtccacctccctcctgtaggcagactcatcgctgtccgagatgagtccgatgagggtggtgtcatccgcaaacttaaccagtttgacggagtcgtggctggaggtgcagcagttggtgtacagggagaagagcaggggagaaagtacacagccctgtggagatcctgtgctgatagtccgagtgtccgagacattcttccccagccgcacgcgctgtctcctgtccgtcaggaagtcagtgatccacctgcaggtggagtcaggcacgttgagctgagcgagcttgtcctggagcagagcagggaggatggtgttgaatgcagagctgaagtccacaaacaggatcctggcgtaggttcccggggagtccagatgctggaggatgaagtgaagggccaggttaatggcgtcgtccacagaccgattggctctgtaggcaaactgcagagggtccaggaggggggaggtgaaggacttgaggtggtgcaggaccaggcgctcaaatgacttcatgactacagacgtcagcgccacaggtctgtagtcattaagtccagtgatcctgggcttcttggggacggggacaatggtggacagcttgaagcattACTGCCAATGTCTGTAATTCCTCAGCCATCCAGGTGTGAtcaatattaaaagaaaaaacatgaaatctgttaactttttgcccagttgactgATTTCTTTTACTATTGCTGCTATTCTTGATGTGTTTCTTCAAGTCAAGTGAAGAAGTTTCTGCTGACAACTTTCAGACTcttccaactgagctactgtcatccCTATGAGAtggttttgctttgcctggagtgttccgcAGTATGATATTCAACTTATCTGTCTacagagacaaggaggtggtgacaccaggtcaagttacaggtcagatctatgaagaaATGACCCTAttcacaatgcatgtttttcaaaatatatttcGGACTGTAAAACACCTTGAATCCATGCAAGAACAATACCtttgatactgtggaacattccaggtcagcaatagcatctctacagagacaagcaagtgcagACCTCCAGtcaaagaacatttttaaaaattactttttaaaatattttgtgctCTGTAATAGgaagtataaatgtatttagttatagAATGATGTATACCTgcatttacatgtattttgtaTTCTGAGACATgttccaatcagagtactgtattctaaatacttggaatacttttacaccgaGTTGCACTTAAACTATGGTGTAAAAACGCAACAggggattaaaaacagcttttatgtttttgtcgTTTGTTGTGCATTTCCTATCACTGAATACagaaggaaaaatcacacatgcatTCACATTTACAGctgtttacaattttttttcacTTGGTTTGGGCAGTTTGAAGCCCAAATTGTCTGATCAAGTACTgtaatgtattcctttgattttaggaaagtagcttcattctgaataccaccaaatgaaagagtaactgagCTGGAATACAGTTGCTTaaaattagtattctgaataCGTGCCTTCAGTTacttgttttggttctcaaccCACTTGTCCATAAACACAATGACCTTCTCACTCTGGGTTGCCAGATCTTACGACTATAACGTCTATTTGCAGTAAACCCAGAAGTGCTCTCTGATATGATGTGTCCTACAAGATCCTGACATCACGTCCACATcctaaaaaatctattttctgGTGCGATATTAATTCAGATGTCTTAGCGCTTTATGGGAAATGAAACTGTTATAAGTGCTGTGCTGGATGTACAACACAGGGCTCACGCTGCATAAAAGTGCGTTCTGGGTAATTAAGCACTGATGGAGCTACGCcacctgttgaaggtaatggaTACTTTGAGATTCAGAGATTTTGTCTTTACATCTGCATCTACAAACATATGCAGCCATTTATACAAATCACCACAGGTGATGCTAAATTAACCACACACTGGAAGTGGAAGTAAACAAATCAGAAAAACTAGCTCCCCCACAATGTAGACAAACACTCGGGTAGACACACTAGGGGGACAGGTATAGAGTTAACAGGCACCTATTACAAGAAGAACATGGACATTATAAGTTGATATCTACATAGGGTGACCACCTGTATAGGGCGGCAACTAaccattattttagtagtcgacCAGTCAGCTGATTAATTCTATTGTGCACTGagactttttaaacacattttttaccaaataaaggttgaaatatggagactgaaggcttctaaataaagaatatttatgaataaaagGTACtaacatttagtttttattcAGTGGTGGATCATAACTAAGTAAAACTAGTCTGTGCTTTATTTGAGTATACTtaaaagtggatactttttcttcactacatgtatcagtattttttattaaactacattttttaccTGGATTGACTGattgacctgctgaaaaggcagaAGAATCTATTTTCGTAGTTTGAGCACACAAaaagatacaaataaaaacatttagaaaaaaaactattgagtcaattgtttctgttaaacaaaattcagcacaaatctgtataaaaTGTCTACATTTGAAGACTtcataagacattaaaatatgcTCGAAACACTTTTAggtttactctttaagtacacaggtactttaatacttttacttaagtagattttttgatgagatacttttacttttacttgagcttttttttttaccccactatctgtacttttacttaagtaacacaattgagtacttcttccaccatttGAGTTAATGcgctgtctttgttataaaaatgtctttttgcATGTGGTTTATGGTCCAAATGACAATTAGGGCTGTTAAAATACAACTAAGATCATTTTTTTATATCGACTAGTCACGACACCTGACCCTATTTTGGTTGTCCTGCACAGCCATTTCAACCCCAGTCCCTCAACCCATTCATTTACAATGTCCCACTTTTTCATTGccaaatgtataaaaagtgaaatgtacAAAGGCTACATGAACTGTTGTTTTCAAGAAATCATGACCTTTTGGGTGTACAGGCCTTCAGGGTTGTAACATATATGTTGGCATCTTTTGCTTttccaatctctctctctctctctctctctctctctctctcattatgGGTGattaaaactgaaactcatATGGTGTTATTGCAGTTATTATTCATGAGCTTAAAATTGCCCGAGTTTGTTCCTCCATGTCTCATTATTTGACATTTAACCTGTAGCTACAGTGAACATGATACATTCGCCTCTTCCCTGCAGCCACAGACCAACAGCTGCTTGACTTATTTACTTGAAGTCAGTGCCATCTGCTGGTCACACGAACGTACTGCATCGCATTTGTCCACAGCCATGCTTATGCAGCTCCGAGCTTAGAAATAgcttatatttatataaactaTGTAggtataatattgtttttgcaGTAGCCTAAATAAATCCTCAAATCCATCTTTCTATCGCAAGTGGAAGCTTCATCATATATTATTTGCTTTTGATATTTTGCTATTTAcgtaaaaaacaaagaaagaaaaataaatgtttgtgaaATCATCTTACACACTAGGCTAGAAGTCTTCCTACAAAATAAAGGTGCGTGCGTATTGATGGTGCCACTCCAAGACTCATCACTTTTTACGCATGCGCACTGTGCAGCTGAAGTGAAGGGAGTGGAGTGGTCGGTGCTTGAGACTTTTGGGTGATCTTACAAACTCTCTCTTCACGGGACAGCAGGGTCATTTCATATATGATAACCCCGCGTGGACTGAGTGTGGGTCCTAAATGGGTTTTGCGCACGAGCCATGGTCCCGATGTTACGGTAACAACTTGGAAATGACACAACAGCACTGCACAAACTCATACCAGGTAAAGTGTGCTACTATTAGGTGAAATTATTTACAAATTCACGGCATCTTTGCGAATTCCCCGTGCATTTCTTAGCGCTATAGGGACCCATTTAGTTTACGATAGTTCAACAACAGTTTGTGTAGAGGAAAGCCGCTGATGCTACCACATTAGCTGAATAAAGTAGAGTTTTCTATGGTAAACAATCATCGTTAGCTCGACTGGTGTTTTGGAAACAACTAGttaaaggtattttttattACCAGTTTCCGGTTACGCCcttcaaaataaagtcaaaacaaaacgtAAACAACAGTGGTAAAGTGGATAGATATGCACTATGTTATTGTATTTCATCCTAAAAAAATTTTGAATATAATAATCTGACGTTTTAATAGTTTGTTGCATGGAATAATAAGGTGAAATAAGatgctatattttatttttgagagCCACTTCCGGGTTATAATTCCTCCTCTATGTTTACTTGACGCGCACCAGAGCCAGTCTGAGTGGCGCCGCTAATTAGCACAGAGAGCTAGCCAGGGCCCAAAACTTTTCACGTTTTCATCAACACGTCCAACTTTTATATTCGTCTAAAATTGGGATGCAATTGGGTGCTTTTGCTGTCTATGttctgtgtgactgagctgcGTAGAGATTACAGAGGTGTAGTTTGGCAAAGGTTTGGTCACCATCCAAACATGTGAAGCAGAGATCATCTGTCAATCATGTATGTATATTTACTACTATGCAACACGCCTTCTGTTACAGCTGGACTTTTGAAACGCATAGTTCATTCAAATAGTAGTTGCATTGTAACTTAAAGATCTGTCTAAAACTGCATCACTGTTTAGTagttaaaggtgaactgtgtaacttttctgccaccttCTTGCCTACATGGTGATTTTATAgctttcctggaatgttctaaagtatggcatttaatttaagcatctccatggagacaaccaggccACAttgccaggtcagatctgtggagaggtgactctgctcacagtaaataTATTGTCTTGAAGTACTTCACCTGTATTTGTATAAATGATGATGCGTATTGTTTATCATTAtgagcaaagcaacaacatcctTTTGGAGACTTGCAAATGACGGACCCCCTTCAGAAAAGCAACATAGCTCACCTTTAATGCATCATTTGAGATGCCATTGAAATCCTTCTTAATTTTCTTCTTTGCAGATTGTGGAAACTGTGAGTATGTAAAGACGCATTTCACCTAAGCATGGAAGACTGGGACATCTTTGATATTTCTCCACTTGAATAAAAACCATATTAACTATTGTCTGGCGAAGAGGGCAGAGAGGATGTCCATTCCCGGGACACCCACGAGTAATGATGCGTGTCTGAGTATCGTGCACAGCCTCATGTGTCACAGACAGGGTGGCGAGAGCGAGACTTTTGCCAAACGAGCCATAGAGAGCCTAGTGAAGAagctgaaggagaagaaggacgAGCTGGATTCACTGATCACAGCGATAACCACCAACGGAGCACATCCAAGCAAGTGTGTGACCATCCAGAGGACTCTAGACGGACGGCTGCAGGTAATGTCATAGTATGCCATCTTGAAAATGCCAATTTTATTTGATCTCGTAAGATGTACAGGTTTGGTTATACTGGGAACTGGAATTGGGATGCTGCTGGGAATTCAacacatctttgttattttttaatttaaatttgaatgttattcctttttttgtcttgtaaggatgtcaaaagtatcaaaaatcagatactaaaactagtataatAAAACTAGCTActcaagtattgatactaaaaaacacATAACTAGATAAAATATGACCTTTtttgaacagtttcatcttaGAGTTTTATCTGAAGTAGTGTTCGATATGGTCTAAAaaacagcttttaaaatgacgatttgggtatcaaaattggtattgagtgTCAAGTCTATTCTTCAGTATCAAAATTGCATTTGAAATGTTGTGACAGTACTATTACATTGTAATATGAGCTACTGTGTGAGCTAAGTTTGTCTAAGTCCATACCAGAATACCAGGTCTGTaatggggcagcagtggctctagtgcatactgttgctgtgtcctcaGGGACACTTCTCACCTTGCCCAGTATgaatgtgagtgagtgagtaagTGAGTGAATGTGGGTGGaagtcagaggggctgatggtgcagattggcagcttcacTTCCGTGATCCTCTATCAAGACGGTGGCTGCAgttgcacaccaaaatctgattattatctgatttgtggaccttttttaaatgacatgtGTGTAATCAAAGAGACCATGATCACAAAGAATTTGGATATCTTCTTAGTCTTGAAATTCCAAAAATCAGAGTTTGAGTGCAGTGTAACCACAGCCATTTATAGGCATGGTTTTGCACATTTGTGATGAATCAGATTATCTGATTATTCTTAATCCCATTCCTTTGGTGAACACTGTGTATTAATTCCAGGTGGCAGGTCGTAAAGGCTTTCCTCATGTGATCTATGCGCGGCTGTGGCGATGGCCTGACCTGCACAAGAACGAactgaaacatgtgaaataCTGTCAGTTTGCCTTTGACCTAAAGTGtgacaatgtgtgtgtgaacccGTACCACTATGAGAGGGTGGTGTCTCCTGGAATAGGTGAGTCTGCATCTTTATGAattaccattttgttttgtaaatggaCTATTCATgaatttcagcttcctgttataggtgacattttgaacttttcaccattcaaaagatataatatttctTGTTAATTACAATGGCAACAGTCccaatttttcatcactctgaaccCCATGGATAAATTACTTTATGTGAGGTCATAATATTTTAGTATAACTGAAAATTGAGATGGATGGCATGCTAAATTTCTATAAAATTTGCTGTTTGGTTTAATATCGCTGTCATTTCTGGGTTACAAGTGGAGTTTTGATCGGCCCCCAAAAAAATCCAGCCAGCCCGAGCCTGTGCATGAACTGTCCGAACATGATCCAGACCTGAATCATTCTCTACATGTCTGACATGACCAAGCCTGCACTTTCATAGAACCAGCATTAGTTTTTAGGTTAAACACCTGATATTCCTGTTTGTTCGTCTCTGGCACCAGAAGTGCTTGTCCCCAATGCCCCACATTAtaccccctcttctcttccatGTCTCTCTCATTTTCTTCTCCACTCTCCTGACACCATGTATCAGCCAAACACTTTCAACCACTTTTTGACCCGGCCTGAATTAATTTGTTAATGCAATTTTAAGAAACAGTAACATGTATTCTGTTTGGTTGTGTTTCTCAGACTTATCATCTCTGACGATCGGACACACTGTGGGCTCTGGTCCCGGCTCCTCTCGTATTGTAAAAGATGAGTATGATTTTGACGGTCCCCAAAGTCACCCCTCCATCGAGTCAGGACATGGTCTACAGACCATCCAGCAcccgccctcctcctccagaccaCCCCCACCGGAGTCCTTCTCCAGCCCCAGCCTCCTCACACCCTCTGAGGCATCTACGTCTGCTGCTGCCCCTGCTTTCCCCACCATCGCCGCTGCTTCTGGAGGTAACATCATGAATTTAAAAGACCTATGTTATCCAAAATTTACCTTATTTTAACTTAAGCTTTTAATCATGCTATACTGCGTTGCACTGCACTGTCactcttattgtacataatagtttttgttggtattttatattttgctcttagagtctattttttgtttattttttaagtctatttttaaattttttaagctattatctattatcttgttttattgcatgttaccattttcctgctgttcttgaactgtgcagtgcaatactGAAATTTCCCCACTgcgggactaataaaggcatatcttatcttattttatcttatacTGTAGGGTGGTCCAATAAtccaattttaatcaagattgagACTCAGTCATTTCTGTTGGTCAgagatcagcttgggtctttttaatggagaggtctacagccaatatTCCgttagtaaaagcatgtggtttggagcagcaTTTAGACTTTGGAGAAATAAACTGGGATAATTTGTTTAGCTAAATGTCAGTTATtaaatgtttgtaatgttcAGAAATTTCATATTAAAAACCCTGTTTTTTGTCTTTACCTTAAAAGTTTTACagtttgttatcagtgaaacagtatttgatttgaacatattttatgttttatgggTCATGTTTATTAAGTATTTCATAACTCTTTGTTGTATCTTCAGGAGCTAGTTCCTCTTGGCCTCGTAACTCCAGCTTCCCTCCAAACATCCCTCATCATTCGAACGGACATCTGCAGCACCACCCTCCAGTGCCTCACCCAGGACACTACTGTAAGACTGCACTGTTATAACCGCTGTGTTAAGGTACTTTACTTTGTTGAGTAGATTAACCGAAGCAAGgatgccatcagcccctccaaccaccactaaACGCACAGCCTTCACTCTTACAGTTTGCATACTGTATAcactcacaactgaacctgtgttgccagtgactaaacctgcagatagagagcacatacaagttttttttttcattctcagtgtatggacaggcctcatgtgaaagctcagaacctccagaattcaatcactgagctgcagaggctgcactagcactggttcatgattggctgcagatgctggggtttaggtagtgaccattcagaatGAAACTCTTTAGTAGTTGGTCTGCATCTGTAGTGAGTCAAGGAAGTAATTCAACCTTTTGCAGCTTAAATCTCATTATATagccaaaaataaccaaaaatgtagcagtagtgcaaagaaaatgcacacacgataaatattgaccccaaa encodes:
- the LOC117376574 gene encoding mothers against decapentaplegic homolog 4-like, translated to MSIPGTPTSNDACLSIVHSLMCHRQGGESETFAKRAIESLVKKLKEKKDELDSLITAITTNGAHPSKCVTIQRTLDGRLQVAGRKGFPHVIYARLWRWPDLHKNELKHVKYCQFAFDLKCDNVCVNPYHYERVVSPGIDLSSLTIGHTVGSGPGSSRIVKDEYDFDGPQSHPSIESGHGLQTIQHPPSSSRPPPPESFSSPSLLTPSEASTSAAAPAFPTIAAASGGASSSWPRNSSFPPNIPHHSNGHLQHHPPVPHPGHYWPVHNELAFQPPISNHPAPDYWCSIAYFEMDVQVGETFKVPSSCHIVTVDGYVDPSGGDRFCLGQLSNVHRTEAIERARLHIGKGVQLECKGEGDVWVRCLSDHAVFVQSYYLDREAGRAPGDAVHKIYPSAYIKVFDLRQCHRQMQQQAATAQAAAAAQAAAVAGNIPGPGSVGGIAPAISLSAAAGIGVDDLRRLCILRMSFVKGWGPDYPRQSIKETPCWIEIHLHRALQLLDEVLHTMPIADPQPLD